The proteins below come from a single Vibrio cyclitrophicus genomic window:
- the ppnP gene encoding pyrimidine/purine nucleoside phosphorylase, giving the protein MIKENTYFDGGVKSLAFNQSGADVSVGVMAVGEYTFGTAAPEKMTVVKGALIVKRVGDDDWTTYQSGESFDVAGNSSFDLQVKEATAYLCEYL; this is encoded by the coding sequence ATGATTAAAGAAAACACATATTTTGACGGCGGCGTTAAGTCGTTAGCGTTTAACCAATCTGGTGCGGACGTTAGTGTTGGAGTGATGGCTGTTGGTGAATACACGTTTGGTACAGCGGCTCCAGAAAAGATGACCGTTGTTAAAGGTGCATTGATTGTTAAGCGTGTTGGTGATGATGATTGGACGACATACCAGTCTGGTGAGTCTTTTGACGTTGCTGGCAACTCTTCCTTCGACCTTCAGGTAAAAGAAGCGACAGCTTACTTGTGTGAATACTTGTAA
- a CDS encoding DUF1840 domain-containing protein: MLITFSCKAHASVTMFGEVGLQFINMLGHSGTIPGAIEASEVPQALNNLRIAIAEEQSKPVEQDNTDDDNEEEIVEAPVNIGSRAFPLVELLKAAIKEECEVMWEDGSGKLL; encoded by the coding sequence ATGTTAATTACCTTTAGTTGCAAGGCTCATGCTAGCGTCACGATGTTTGGGGAGGTAGGCCTTCAGTTCATTAACATGCTTGGACACAGTGGCACGATACCTGGTGCTATTGAGGCTTCAGAAGTCCCTCAAGCATTGAATAATTTACGTATTGCTATCGCCGAAGAGCAAAGTAAGCCGGTAGAGCAAGATAATACTGATGACGACAATGAAGAAGAGATTGTTGAAGCTCCTGTCAATATCGGCAGTCGAGCTTTTCCGTTGGTCGAACTATTGAAAGCTGCAATCAAAGAAGAGTGCGAAGTGATGTGGGAAGACGGCAGCGGTAAGCTTTTGTAG
- a CDS encoding GGDEF domain-containing protein, producing the protein MADIRSTRKQKIVHSFSLTAASLFIFYTWAYFQGQHYVLSIFELCFAFIAVSNAIYVRKINNPQYSELILSCVLLVQGIILFLYSNAIPDRILWLYPILAAVIFINDFRIGIIFSTSFCVFISTLITALPGNFSLPFNSTHRFILSLFTMSLVCHTSAYYYTQAVNYIQRLYKEGIEDLAYRDQLTGLANRWSFERWASEKLATIDSKHSLTALVFLDIDDFKGINDNYGHDVGDSVLQHFANRLSNNLRTRDRKNHEYDYSIARFAGDEFVLMLYDIPTRKDLDGILERICGLFESGCQTNERIKELTLSVGVSLYPQDATDLHELTRCADKAMYVAKHSGKNRYAYYHDNPVSNLIEEFSTKLVCSESDESKLEDCLEAKVEGNNVTLLKTHQH; encoded by the coding sequence ATGGCGGACATACGATCCACCCGCAAACAAAAAATTGTCCATTCATTTTCACTGACTGCTGCGTCTCTATTCATCTTTTATACTTGGGCTTATTTCCAAGGTCAGCATTACGTACTGTCGATTTTCGAACTGTGTTTTGCTTTTATCGCTGTATCAAACGCCATTTATGTAAGAAAGATTAACAATCCTCAATATTCAGAGTTGATATTGAGCTGTGTACTGTTGGTTCAAGGCATTATCTTATTCTTGTACAGCAATGCCATCCCTGATCGAATTCTTTGGTTGTACCCTATTTTGGCTGCAGTGATTTTTATTAATGATTTCAGAATTGGCATCATATTCAGCACCTCATTTTGCGTGTTTATTAGCACTTTAATTACCGCCTTGCCGGGCAATTTTTCTTTGCCATTTAATAGCACTCATCGCTTTATTCTTAGCTTATTTACCATGAGTTTGGTTTGCCATACTTCCGCTTATTACTACACACAAGCGGTAAACTACATTCAGCGCTTATACAAAGAAGGGATAGAGGACTTAGCCTACAGAGATCAACTCACGGGCTTAGCCAACCGTTGGAGTTTTGAACGTTGGGCAAGTGAAAAGCTTGCGACTATTGATAGTAAACATTCACTTACCGCCTTGGTTTTTCTCGATATTGATGATTTTAAAGGCATCAACGATAACTATGGGCATGATGTTGGTGACAGTGTCCTGCAGCATTTTGCGAATCGTTTGAGCAACAACCTACGCACTCGAGATAGAAAGAATCATGAATACGATTATTCCATCGCTCGGTTTGCTGGCGATGAGTTTGTTTTGATGCTCTATGATATTCCAACTCGAAAAGATCTTGATGGCATTCTAGAGCGGATATGCGGACTGTTTGAGAGCGGTTGCCAAACCAATGAGAGAATCAAAGAACTCACTCTTAGTGTCGGCGTTTCTTTATACCCTCAAGATGCTACCGATTTACATGAATTAACTCGATGTGCGGATAAGGCGATGTACGTTGCTAAACACTCAGGGAAAAACCGATATGCTTATTATCACGACAACCCGGTTTCAAACTTGATAGAAGAATTCTCGACGAAATTAGTCTGCTCAGAATCTGATGAATCCAAGCTTGAAGACTGTCTTGAAGCGAAGGTGGAAGGGAACAACGTTACTCTGCTAAAAACGCATCAACATTAA
- a CDS encoding pirin family protein produces MTSVRVVDHVISAHATSDGDGVKIQRLAGFNNTRFSPFLMIDELKSDESKDYVGGFPPHPHRGIETLTYMLQGHFQHKDHLGNVGELRSGGAQWMAAGRGVIHSEMPMMEEGALHGFQIWINQPATHKMQPAQYHDFQSDSIAEYQNEQIGLLRVISGGYKLHDPADAETIQTQGPLQTTGVPLSVVDWRAHSGQKVTLRTDVNHNAMTYVYRGSIKIDNKVVNQGQLALLTKAELLSLDSLEDSGVLIFSGEPINEPVVHYGPFVMNSMEEIEQTIQDYNNGVFETY; encoded by the coding sequence ATGACGAGTGTAAGAGTAGTAGACCATGTCATTTCAGCACATGCGACTTCAGATGGAGATGGTGTCAAAATCCAAAGACTCGCTGGTTTTAATAACACACGTTTCTCTCCATTTTTGATGATTGATGAACTTAAATCGGATGAAAGCAAAGACTACGTTGGCGGCTTTCCTCCACATCCTCACCGTGGTATAGAAACGCTCACTTATATGCTTCAAGGTCATTTCCAACACAAAGACCACCTGGGTAATGTCGGTGAGCTTCGCAGCGGTGGCGCACAATGGATGGCCGCGGGTCGTGGTGTGATTCACAGTGAAATGCCAATGATGGAAGAAGGCGCGTTGCACGGTTTTCAGATTTGGATAAACCAACCAGCAACACACAAAATGCAGCCAGCGCAATACCATGACTTTCAAAGTGACAGCATTGCAGAATATCAAAACGAACAAATCGGCTTACTGAGAGTTATTTCCGGTGGGTATAAACTGCATGACCCAGCTGACGCAGAAACTATACAAACACAAGGTCCATTACAAACGACAGGCGTGCCATTAAGCGTTGTGGATTGGCGAGCGCATTCAGGACAAAAAGTGACGTTAAGGACGGATGTTAACCATAATGCCATGACATACGTGTACCGAGGCAGTATTAAGATCGATAACAAAGTCGTCAACCAAGGCCAACTTGCACTGCTCACCAAAGCTGAATTGCTGTCTTTGGATAGCTTAGAAGATTCTGGTGTCCTGATTTTTTCTGGTGAACCGATTAATGAGCCGGTTGTGCATTATGGCCCATTTGTCATGAACTCGATGGAAGAGATTGAACAGACAATTCAGGACTACAACAACGGCGTATTTGAGACTTACTGA
- a CDS encoding alpha/beta hydrolase, whose protein sequence is MSDKIYFNTSNKFSFKRSLIGATTNLHYILAPSHAKKTARKLLLTPMRTEQKNADPKGLIKSEIKGRDGVLKTYSLGTGPVWVLTHGWSGTASQFFPLMEHIAAKGFTALAYDHPAHGGSDGVHGHIPAFVNGLEAILDSVGEVAGLVGHSMGTASALECKHVKLENKPMLLIAPVLDYLENLFGSVARSGYSMKLFEAVVGEVEEQFNYPIQSVDPYGKLALRESQTIIVHDEKDKFTKFDVSQRAANEMDRVTLIATRGQGHGRVMKCPQVFESFDNLIG, encoded by the coding sequence ATGAGTGACAAAATCTATTTTAATACATCGAACAAATTCAGTTTTAAGCGCAGCTTAATTGGTGCCACGACAAACCTTCACTATATTCTAGCGCCTAGCCATGCGAAGAAAACAGCACGTAAATTGCTGCTGACTCCAATGCGCACCGAGCAAAAGAATGCCGATCCAAAAGGTTTGATTAAAAGTGAGATCAAAGGTCGTGACGGTGTATTGAAGACATACTCTCTGGGTACTGGACCGGTTTGGGTGCTTACTCATGGTTGGTCGGGGACAGCGAGTCAGTTTTTCCCTCTCATGGAACACATCGCAGCCAAAGGCTTTACGGCTTTGGCTTACGATCACCCTGCTCATGGTGGCAGTGATGGTGTACATGGTCATATTCCAGCGTTTGTGAACGGTTTAGAGGCCATTCTAGATTCGGTTGGTGAAGTGGCAGGTTTGGTTGGCCACAGCATGGGCACTGCTTCTGCGTTGGAGTGCAAGCACGTTAAATTGGAAAACAAGCCAATGTTGCTGATCGCGCCTGTGTTGGATTACCTAGAAAACCTATTTGGCAGTGTGGCACGTTCTGGTTACTCAATGAAGCTGTTTGAGGCGGTTGTAGGTGAAGTGGAAGAGCAGTTTAACTACCCAATTCAATCAGTGGATCCTTATGGTAAATTAGCGCTTCGCGAATCGCAGACGATCATTGTTCATGATGAGAAAGACAAGTTCACTAAGTTTGATGTCTCTCAACGTGCTGCCAATGAAATGGATCGCGTCACCTTGATTGCCACTCGAGGCCAAGGTCACGGACGAGTGATGAAGTGCCCGCAAGTATTTGAGAGCTTTGATAACTTAATTGGCTAA
- a CDS encoding glycosyl hydrolase family 18 protein, translated as MIRINTCAASIALALSGTALAAPTAPSIDMYGSNNLQFSKIELAMETTSGYNQMVKYHDKAKVDVKFNQWSGTSGNTYNIYFDGVKVATGPITGSQTTASFEYGQGGLFQMEIEACDETGCAKSAPAQITIADTDGSHLAPLSMNVDPNNKSYNTDPNTVVGTYFVEWGIYGRDYTVDNLPADNLTHILYGFIPICGPNESVKSVGGNSYNALMTACQGVNDYEVVIHDPWAAFQKSFPQAGHEYSSPIKGNYAMMMALKQRNPDLKIIPSIGGWTLSDPFFDFTTKANRDTFVASVKTFLNTWKFYDGVDIDWEFPGGGGAAPDLGDPVNDGPAYIVLMAELRAMLDELEAENDRTYELTSAIGVGHDKIEDVNYGDAIQYMDYIFAMTYDFYGGWNNVLGHQTALNCGNFMRPGQCDGTGLDENGEQYTGPAYTTDNGIQLLLEQGVPANKLVVGTAMYGRGWEGVLPSSLSDPSDPMTGVGNGKLTGSSAQGVWEDGVIDYKGIKANMLGANNQGINGFEYGYDEMAEAPYVWNRTSGQLITFDDDRSVKAKGAYVRSLGLAGLFSWEIDADNGDILNAMHEGLAGGTTDPVNRKPTAAAGADLSVEGPASVSLDGSASKDSDGTIASYAWSQVSGTAVTLANANAAVASFDVVEVAQQEVLTFSLTVTDNEGATATDTVVVTVTPKDTGPVNTAPVAIVSAPAEVNAGDVVVVDASASSDADQDTLTFTWDVPAGIDATIQGSSVSFVAAEYTQDTTLNFSVTVSDGTDTSVAATSVNVLKKTTGGGTCTNAWDSSAVYTGGDQVTQAGKVWEAKWWTTGEDPTTTGQWGVWKEIGPASCAN; from the coding sequence ATGATTCGTATAAATACCTGTGCTGCGAGCATTGCTCTAGCGCTATCTGGTACAGCATTAGCCGCTCCAACAGCACCTAGCATCGATATGTACGGTTCCAACAACCTTCAGTTTTCTAAAATTGAACTCGCGATGGAAACGACTTCTGGTTATAACCAGATGGTTAAATATCACGACAAAGCAAAGGTCGACGTTAAATTTAACCAATGGAGCGGAACGTCAGGAAACACTTACAACATCTACTTTGATGGCGTTAAAGTGGCCACTGGCCCTATAACTGGCAGCCAAACGACAGCTTCATTCGAATACGGCCAAGGCGGCTTATTTCAGATGGAAATCGAAGCGTGTGACGAAACAGGCTGTGCCAAGAGTGCACCCGCTCAGATCACAATCGCAGATACCGATGGCTCACACTTAGCGCCACTTTCGATGAATGTGGACCCGAACAACAAGTCATACAACACAGATCCAAACACGGTAGTAGGTACTTACTTTGTTGAGTGGGGCATCTATGGCCGTGATTACACAGTCGATAACCTACCCGCTGATAACTTGACCCACATCCTTTATGGCTTCATCCCAATTTGTGGCCCTAATGAATCAGTGAAATCAGTAGGCGGTAACAGCTACAACGCACTCATGACAGCCTGTCAGGGCGTTAACGATTACGAAGTGGTGATTCATGACCCTTGGGCGGCTTTCCAGAAGAGTTTCCCTCAAGCAGGGCACGAATACAGCTCACCTATCAAGGGTAACTACGCAATGATGATGGCGCTAAAACAGCGCAATCCAGACTTAAAAATCATTCCATCGATTGGTGGTTGGACGCTATCTGACCCGTTCTTCGATTTCACAACCAAAGCGAACCGAGACACGTTCGTCGCATCGGTTAAAACATTCCTCAACACATGGAAATTCTATGACGGTGTGGATATCGATTGGGAATTCCCCGGTGGAGGCGGTGCTGCGCCCGATCTCGGTGACCCTGTAAATGATGGCCCGGCTTATATTGTATTGATGGCAGAGCTGCGCGCTATGCTAGATGAGCTAGAAGCTGAAAACGATCGTACTTACGAGCTAACATCAGCGATCGGTGTTGGTCACGACAAGATTGAAGACGTGAACTACGGCGATGCTATCCAATACATGGATTACATCTTCGCGATGACTTACGACTTCTACGGCGGTTGGAACAACGTGTTAGGTCACCAAACAGCACTCAACTGCGGTAACTTCATGCGCCCAGGGCAATGTGATGGCACAGGCCTTGATGAAAATGGCGAACAGTACACGGGCCCTGCTTACACCACAGACAACGGCATCCAATTGCTGCTTGAGCAAGGTGTTCCAGCGAACAAACTTGTGGTTGGTACAGCGATGTACGGTCGTGGTTGGGAAGGCGTATTACCATCATCACTTTCAGATCCAAGCGACCCAATGACTGGCGTAGGTAATGGTAAACTGACCGGCAGCTCTGCTCAGGGTGTATGGGAAGATGGCGTTATCGATTACAAAGGCATTAAAGCGAACATGCTTGGTGCAAACAACCAAGGCATCAACGGCTTTGAATATGGCTACGACGAAATGGCAGAAGCGCCTTACGTTTGGAACCGTACTTCAGGTCAGCTAATCACATTTGATGATGATCGCTCAGTAAAAGCAAAAGGCGCATACGTTCGTAGCCTTGGCCTTGCGGGTCTATTCTCTTGGGAAATTGATGCGGATAACGGCGATATCCTGAACGCGATGCATGAAGGTCTTGCAGGTGGAACTACTGATCCTGTAAACCGTAAACCAACCGCAGCAGCGGGCGCAGATCTATCGGTTGAAGGCCCAGCTTCTGTTTCTCTAGACGGTAGCGCTTCAAAAGACAGCGACGGCACGATTGCAAGCTACGCTTGGTCACAAGTAAGCGGAACAGCCGTAACTCTGGCCAACGCGAATGCTGCAGTTGCAAGCTTCGATGTGGTTGAAGTCGCTCAACAAGAAGTACTCACGTTCAGCCTAACGGTAACTGATAACGAAGGTGCGACTGCAACTGACACCGTTGTTGTAACAGTAACCCCTAAGGACACAGGTCCAGTCAATACAGCACCAGTTGCGATTGTTTCAGCTCCAGCTGAAGTTAATGCGGGTGACGTAGTGGTGGTTGATGCTTCGGCTTCGAGCGATGCTGACCAAGATACATTGACCTTCACGTGGGATGTGCCTGCTGGTATTGATGCTACGATTCAAGGTTCTTCAGTGAGCTTTGTCGCGGCGGAATACACGCAAGATACGACGCTGAACTTCTCTGTAACGGTCAGCGATGGCACTGATACATCGGTAGCGGCTACTTCAGTGAACGTTCTTAAGAAAACCACAGGTGGCGGTACGTGTACTAACGCTTGGGATTCAAGTGCAGTCTACACTGGCGGCGACCAAGTGACTCAAGCTGGTAAGGTTTGGGAAGCAAAATGGTGGACAACCGGTGAAGATCCAACAACGACAGGCCAATGGGGCGTCTGGAAAGAGATCGGCCCTGCGAGCTGTGCTAACTAA
- a CDS encoding alkaline phosphatase family protein: MGFYFRARSYTSLVGSLSLAVVSAPSMADISTTPVIGGVFSSSEVLKNQVLSSLSYSAKLTRDAALFTIGGVTLDAYILALPLDVKTKARVVAQLSNPTYSIPLGYFLYSYYDRYSGLGSEDVFKSYLSTVYDKQALKGFEHSLYHVGDKPTSEHHEPDTSTEATGHHEGIRIDEQFIANMVVIYDALFEIGVWQDMDTLPANYTYLTNSPEDLAIIAQIQPIIVDLIDKAALGMDDGDMKSAMLAIAEDGKPENADKPNNKAQALTITLIDFVRLNLLKAYRQFVFKEERAAALDDWMQQAFSDQPDALIQFLESQQNKRFAVQVTVDGLQQGLIEGLVDESAPFISVAYQNHKNRTQYKPKLETVIEPEHQQQVRFMEVLSEQTYRDPNYLPFFKKLYQEHLDNISRVGISSTPTISVRNLPIIKTGAKVSGQGGTGIPNFHFVDREIDRAYYFFGNDALQLDVLMANNKVQTMFDRLDYLKTLNCNAQYDWNAHTTYDGLVNLGLGESLRDYGEKRCVKELQERSEVEVVLQEKRQALIEGIEAYQSISGFDFFTKFSKRAQVKQLITQFAELDGKGMPDYTLVYNPWPDHFAHFTGPFSDEILMPTGELNRLDYWIRQIEATYRSAGVYDKTLWGMAGDHGLTPVFYALNPEKQVFEGLQAELEYPIVVKKISSDEGEGPKITNALSYPSSKELDVVVASTAGGNFMMDFFNSAQGWQVQPVYQELTQWSPIAAPPGQNINIINQISQRLPETLDYMVVRESTCDQQRCAVRVIGNRDLKRVDELITREGDKLFYESLEANRAPVLLNTQELNPYLKRPNQSDFALYSQLVEKCINRAMKVDVTTWCSSAQWTELTQLTPRPDSVNQLANIYLEDRAGTVNLFPKAGIGYNTKVPGRHAGEDYLEKDAFIGFWGSPIGENSQPLKIESNGSLAPTLFEYLTGEAVVEGENGWGYPSLIEQLDVPKNH; encoded by the coding sequence ATGGGCTTCTATTTCCGAGCACGTAGCTACACTAGTTTAGTTGGCTCTCTTTCGTTGGCCGTTGTTTCAGCGCCGAGTATGGCTGATATATCAACAACGCCCGTCATTGGTGGTGTGTTTAGCTCCAGTGAAGTGCTAAAAAATCAGGTGCTTTCAAGCCTAAGTTACTCTGCCAAACTCACTCGTGATGCGGCTCTTTTCACGATTGGTGGCGTTACATTAGATGCGTATATTCTCGCTCTCCCTTTAGATGTCAAAACAAAAGCCAGAGTCGTTGCTCAGTTATCTAACCCGACGTACTCAATTCCTTTGGGTTATTTTCTCTATAGTTATTACGACCGCTATTCAGGCTTGGGCAGTGAAGATGTATTCAAATCTTACTTGTCGACGGTTTATGATAAGCAGGCGCTAAAGGGCTTTGAACATAGCCTCTATCATGTTGGAGATAAGCCAACCTCAGAGCATCATGAGCCAGATACCTCGACTGAAGCAACGGGACATCATGAAGGTATTCGTATCGATGAACAGTTCATTGCCAACATGGTGGTTATCTACGATGCGTTATTCGAAATTGGTGTTTGGCAGGATATGGACACGCTCCCTGCGAATTACACCTACTTAACCAATAGCCCTGAAGATCTAGCGATCATCGCTCAGATTCAACCGATCATCGTTGATTTGATCGATAAAGCGGCATTGGGAATGGATGACGGCGATATGAAGTCTGCAATGTTGGCGATTGCAGAAGATGGTAAACCAGAAAACGCTGATAAGCCGAATAACAAAGCACAAGCTCTTACCATCACGCTTATTGATTTTGTGCGCTTAAACTTGCTGAAAGCCTACCGCCAGTTTGTGTTTAAAGAAGAACGTGCAGCAGCGCTCGATGATTGGATGCAGCAAGCGTTTAGTGACCAGCCTGATGCGCTCATTCAGTTCTTAGAATCCCAACAGAACAAGCGCTTTGCGGTCCAAGTGACCGTCGATGGTTTACAGCAAGGGTTGATTGAGGGGTTGGTCGATGAAAGCGCGCCATTCATCTCGGTTGCTTACCAAAATCATAAAAACCGAACGCAATACAAACCTAAGTTAGAAACGGTGATTGAGCCTGAGCATCAACAGCAGGTGAGGTTCATGGAAGTTCTGTCTGAACAAACCTACCGTGATCCGAATTATCTTCCGTTCTTCAAAAAACTCTATCAAGAACATCTAGACAATATTAGCCGAGTGGGTATCTCTTCAACTCCCACAATCAGCGTACGTAACCTACCGATCATTAAAACGGGCGCGAAAGTATCAGGGCAAGGTGGCACTGGTATCCCTAATTTCCACTTTGTTGACCGAGAGATCGACCGAGCGTATTACTTCTTTGGTAATGATGCCCTGCAGTTGGATGTGTTGATGGCAAACAACAAGGTGCAGACCATGTTTGATCGCCTTGATTATCTGAAAACGTTGAACTGCAACGCCCAATACGATTGGAATGCTCACACGACTTACGACGGGCTAGTAAACCTAGGTTTGGGTGAGTCACTGCGTGATTATGGTGAGAAACGCTGCGTTAAAGAGCTTCAAGAACGTTCAGAAGTCGAAGTGGTTTTGCAAGAAAAGCGTCAAGCCTTGATTGAAGGTATTGAGGCGTATCAGTCTATATCTGGCTTTGATTTTTTCACCAAGTTTTCAAAGAGAGCTCAGGTTAAACAGTTGATCACTCAGTTTGCCGAGTTAGATGGAAAAGGGATGCCGGATTACACCTTGGTTTATAACCCATGGCCGGATCACTTCGCGCACTTTACCGGTCCTTTTAGTGACGAAATTCTGATGCCGACTGGAGAGCTTAACCGACTGGACTATTGGATTCGCCAGATTGAAGCGACCTACCGCAGTGCAGGCGTTTACGATAAAACGCTATGGGGCATGGCTGGGGATCATGGTTTAACGCCGGTGTTCTACGCGCTCAATCCCGAAAAGCAGGTATTTGAAGGCTTACAAGCAGAGCTAGAGTATCCAATTGTGGTGAAGAAGATATCTTCAGACGAGGGTGAAGGGCCTAAAATCACCAATGCTCTAAGCTACCCAAGCTCGAAGGAATTGGATGTGGTGGTCGCCTCGACTGCCGGTGGTAACTTCATGATGGACTTCTTTAATTCGGCTCAAGGGTGGCAGGTTCAGCCTGTTTACCAAGAACTCACGCAGTGGTCTCCGATTGCAGCGCCACCTGGTCAGAATATCAACATCATTAATCAGATATCGCAACGCTTACCTGAAACTCTTGATTATATGGTCGTAAGAGAAAGCACATGTGACCAACAACGTTGTGCGGTTCGTGTGATTGGTAACCGAGATTTAAAACGAGTCGACGAATTGATTACCCGCGAAGGTGACAAGCTTTTCTACGAGTCGCTAGAAGCAAATCGAGCGCCAGTTTTACTTAACACACAAGAGCTTAATCCTTATCTCAAGAGACCGAATCAATCTGATTTCGCGCTCTACTCTCAATTAGTTGAAAAGTGTATTAACCGAGCGATGAAGGTGGATGTCACTACATGGTGCAGCAGTGCGCAGTGGACAGAGTTAACCCAATTGACTCCTAGACCAGATTCTGTCAATCAACTAGCCAATATCTACCTTGAAGATAGAGCGGGCACGGTTAACCTGTTCCCGAAAGCTGGAATTGGTTACAACACCAAGGTACCGGGGCGTCATGCTGGTGAAGACTATTTAGAGAAGGACGCATTCATCGGTTTCTGGGGCTCGCCAATTGGTGAAAACTCACAGCCATTAAAGATCGAATCCAATGGCTCGTTAGCGCCGACGCTTTTTGAATATTTAACCGGAGAGGCTGTAGTCGAAGGTGAGAATGGTTGGGGGTATCCGTCGTTGATTGAACAATTAGATGTGCCTAAGAACCACTAA
- a CDS encoding DUF2850 domain-containing protein, with translation MAKNPTKSRDIFAKLLFYGFLLAGLMVALTAGYFAYQTHQQSVSPSNVHGTWIEIGAPPYNTDILTLSDNGVTMNHRLITTSFDFDGKVVTINTGSGPTIYTISGTYDSPRLKRLFPSVPSQQFIKEGYEDTAAGDTHSVMQQRRASLAEQFKR, from the coding sequence ATGGCAAAAAATCCCACGAAAAGCAGAGATATATTTGCCAAATTATTGTTCTACGGCTTTCTATTAGCCGGCTTGATGGTTGCCCTCACGGCAGGGTATTTTGCTTATCAAACTCACCAACAGTCAGTCAGCCCAAGCAATGTCCATGGCACTTGGATAGAGATCGGGGCTCCACCCTACAATACCGATATCCTTACACTTTCCGATAATGGCGTCACGATGAACCATCGCCTCATTACTACCTCATTTGATTTTGATGGCAAAGTTGTCACCATCAACACAGGATCTGGGCCAACAATTTACACCATCAGTGGTACTTATGATTCGCCTCGATTAAAGCGACTGTTTCCCAGTGTGCCATCTCAACAATTCATTAAAGAAGGCTACGAAGATACAGCAGCAGGTGACACCCATAGTGTGATGCAACAACGACGCGCTTCATTAGCTGAGCAATTCAAAAGATAA